Proteins from a genomic interval of Alosa alosa isolate M-15738 ecotype Scorff River chromosome 8, AALO_Geno_1.1, whole genome shotgun sequence:
- the LOC125299462 gene encoding bifunctional protein GlmU-like → MADGGSSLQVFALRLAPGEELLSSLLSFVEERKLRAPFIITCVGSVTKATLRLANATAGNTNEVIQLNERFEIVSLVGTLNKEAHLHICLADKDGKTVGGHVLGDLEVFTTAEVVIGEATDLQFSREMDAHTGFPELVIHPRYEKAV, encoded by the exons GCCGATGGAGGTTCATCCCTGCAGGTCTTCGCTCTGCGCCTGGCCCCTGGTGAGGAgctgctctcctctctgctctcgtttgtggaggagaggaaactCCGGGCCCCGTTCATCATTACCTGTGTGGGGAGCGTCACCAAGGCAACGCTCCGGCTGGCAAACGCCACCGCAGGGAATACCAATGAG GTGATTCAGCTGAACGAGCGCTTTGAGATTGTGTCTTTGGTGGGAACACTGAACAAGGAGGCTCATCTGCACATCTGCCTCGCTGATAAAGACGGGAAGACTGTCGGCGGTCACGTCCTCGGAGACCTGGAGGTGTTCACTACGGCCGAGGTGGTCATCGGAGAAGCGACCGACCTCCAGTTTAGCAGAGAAATGGATGCACACACTGGCTTCCCTGAGCTGGTCATTCATCCTCGCTATGAGAAAGCAGTTTAA